In Gloeocapsa sp. PCC 73106, a single window of DNA contains:
- a CDS encoding DUF5615 family PIN-like protein translates to MQLLFDHNLSHCLMKTLADTYPSSNHLYLMKLDQVSDNIVWEIAKKQNYIIVTKDSDFNELLMIRGFPPKVIWIRSGNCSTKTIETLLRKNYEVIRSFAKDKSIGLLALC, encoded by the coding sequence ATGCAATTACTTTTTGATCACAATTTATCACATTGCTTAATGAAAACTTTAGCAGATACTTATCCAAGTTCTAATCATCTTTACTTGATGAAATTAGACCAAGTCTCAGACAATATAGTCTGGGAAATAGCTAAAAAACAAAACTATATTATTGTCACTAAGGATTCTGATTTTAATGAATTATTGATGATTAGGGGTTTTCCTCCCAAAGTAATTTGGATTCGCTCAGGAAATTGCTCCACAAAAACTATAGAAACTTTATTGAGAAAGAATTACGAGGTGATTAGATCTTTTGCGAAAGATAAGAGTATTGGTCTTCTTGCTTTATGTTAA
- a CDS encoding helix-turn-helix domain-containing protein — translation MESLTSTMIILSIDGQVQSMTQKAEQLLHQYLSFSHGQTSLPYLLQQWVKHQVSALWQPHGIPFLPRPLALEQEGRRLSICFQADEGTEQIYLQLEETQAARFSPESLEMLGLTKREAEVLFWSAKDESSKVIARRLGIREGTVKKHLENIRNKFGVQTRLAAVMYALEKLGLVNF, via the coding sequence ATGGAAAGTCTGACCTCAACGATGATCATCCTATCTATTGATGGTCAAGTGCAATCAATGACCCAAAAAGCTGAACAATTACTACATCAATACCTTAGTTTCTCCCATGGGCAAACCTCTTTACCCTATCTCCTCCAACAATGGGTAAAGCATCAAGTCTCTGCACTCTGGCAACCTCATGGAATTCCTTTTCTTCCCCGTCCTTTGGCTTTAGAACAGGAAGGAAGGCGTTTGAGCATTTGCTTTCAAGCTGACGAAGGGACTGAGCAAATTTACTTACAACTAGAAGAAACTCAAGCCGCTCGCTTTTCACCAGAATCTCTGGAAATGTTAGGGCTAACGAAACGGGAAGCAGAGGTATTATTTTGGAGTGCTAAAGATGAGAGTTCAAAAGTCATCGCCAGACGGTTAGGCATTAGGGAGGGTACCGTCAAAAAGCATTTAGAAAACATTCGCAATAAATTCGGGGTTCAAACTCGCCTGGCTGCTGTTATGTATGCTTTAGAGAAGTTGGGTCTGGTCAACTTTTAA
- a CDS encoding DUF433 domain-containing protein, with protein sequence MKNLLNRITYNTKQCGGRPCIRGMRIRVADILSMLADNVSSEEILQDFPDLEIEDIQASLFFAAQRSNIPKLTR encoded by the coding sequence ATGAAAAATTTACTGAATCGCATCACCTATAATACCAAGCAATGTGGAGGGAGACCTTGTATTCGAGGTATGCGCATTAGAGTTGCTGATATTTTGTCGATGTTAGCGGATAATGTTTCTTCTGAGGAAATACTCCAAGACTTCCCTGATTTGGAGATTGAAGATATTCAAGCCAGTTTATTTTTTGCCGCTCAAAGAAGCAATATTCCCAAGTTAACGAGATGA
- a CDS encoding DUF433 domain-containing protein, translating to MQYQHIITIEPGKRSGKPCIRGMRITVYDVLSYLASGMTYEEVLEDFPYLTKEDILACLSYAAERERQTLLVH from the coding sequence ATGCAATATCAACACATTATTACTATAGAGCCGGGCAAAAGAAGTGGAAAACCTTGTATTAGAGGAATGAGAATCACTGTTTATGATGTTCTTTCCTATCTTGCTTCTGGAATGACTTACGAAGAAGTTCTCGAAGATTTTCCTTATTTAACAAAAGAAGATATTTTAGCTTGTTTAAGTTATGCGGCTGAGCGTGAACGTCAAACTCTTTTAGTTCATTAA